Proteins encoded by one window of Primulina huaijiensis isolate GDHJ02 chromosome 1, ASM1229523v2, whole genome shotgun sequence:
- the LOC140979572 gene encoding uncharacterized protein isoform X2, which yields MCFFNSVESRAPYFRELMEKRQINFNAPLLSVRRYSSPSNSSEFVKGKLTENPISSRQQSHTLNKSDWEIEEVTKPGAVPFHWEQVPGKPKCEVESQVHTVEEPLNTIRRNSGETPRLPPGRVSVLPSQYNSCERFVDQNVYMPQIEAFSFSDHASVMEKLNESLNHGDESDTDSGDDGYSDALDTLSRASSSFAPSGTFSVDEKTRDLMMDRFLPAAKAVVLETPQYVVKKPLLVDEQQKEPAKKVLSGERMFLLEQYGSIPYYRQCTDSVESEHEDERSIMAKKSGKLWGILPRFRVKNSLCLFNPLAVMNLKSCSTSSSASDNRKQTGKAFSGPLDKNSYHVPCTKRSHSGLLPRELLKSEKKLSSGSNHFLNSFDLYKSGLSPLRPNRSGSISPYRNESPKSPFREGVGFIGIPNNIDNSNAKKIASSRKLFKALQDVSKKQINERGPDPSGNTTEKTLHMDFVNKTELPVSNLSRAKAEVPVDISGERWKFLAGRKPMVKSNAFKSSVPETLCPPMSMPGIVAGSDKDVRPLECTEVLSEANFCTKDEHNQESDSQREFDPACLKSPLPLPLPKSPAESWLWRTLPSVSLGNPFSSPRQTTQFHSKKQNLKSSNTDSKWETIVKNSYLRQNHVRYSEEIMQNASNRRNKS from the exons ATGTGCTTTTTTAATAGCGTCGAGAGCAGAGCTCCGTACTTCAGGGAGCTAATGGAGAAAAGGCAAATAAATTTTAACGCACCGCTGCTCTCTGTAAGGAGATATTCATCACCTTCAAACTCTTCAGAGTTCGTGAAAGGGAAGTTGACAGAAAATCCAATATCCTCCCGACAGCAATCTCATACTTTAAACAAATCGGATTGGGAAATTGAGGAGGTGACAAAACCAGGTGCTGTTCCTTTTCACTGGGAACAGGTCCCTGGAAAACCAAAATGTGAAGTTGAAAGCCAGGTTCACACTGTAGAGGAACCTTTAAACACCATCAGACGTAATTCAGGTGAAACTCCAAGGCTGCCCCCAGGAAGGGTATCGGTTCTTCCCTCCCAGTATAACTCTTGCGAAAGATTTGTTGATCAGAATGTTTACATGCCACAGATTGAAGCATTTTCCTTTAGTGACCATGCTAGTGTTATGGAGAAATTGAATGAGAGTTTAAATCATGGAGATGAATCTGACACAGATAGTGGGGACGATGGGTATTCTGATGCACTTGACACACTGTCTAGGGCATCATCATCCTTTGCACCATCTGGAACTTTTTCTGTCGACGAAAAAACAAGAGATTTAATGATGGATAGATTCTTGCCTGCTGCTAAGGCCGTTGTTCTAGAGACGCCACAGTATGTTGTGAAGAAGCCATTGTTGGTCGACGAGCAACAGAAGGAACCAGCAAAGAAGGTGCTTTCAGGGGAAAGAATGTTCTTACTTGAGCAATATGGTTCCATTCCATATTACAGGCAGTGTACTGATAGTGTGGAAAGTGAACATGAAGACGAGCGTTCAATTATGGCGAAAAAATCGGGGAAATTGTGGGGAATTCTTCCTCGGTTTCGTGTCAAAAATTCTCTTTGCCTGTTTAATCCACTGGCTGTAATGAATTTGAAAAGTTGTTCTACATCTTCTTCTGCCAGTGATAATAGGAAACAGACTGGGAAAGCGTTCAGTGGACCCCTGGATAAG AATTCTTATCACGTTCCTTGTACAAAAAGAAGTCATTCTGGTTTGCTGCCTAGGGAATTGCTAAAATCTGAGAAGAAGTTATCTAGTGGGTCAAATCATTTCTTGAATTCCTTCGACTTGTATAAATCAGGATTGTCTCCATTGAGACCGAACAGAAGTGGTAGCATATCTCCCTATCGCAATGAATCCCCGAAGTCTCCATTTCGTGAAGGAGTTGGATTTATTGGTATCCCCAATAACATTGATAATTCAAATGCCAAGAAAATAGCATCGTCCCGGAAATTGTTTAAGGCTTTGCAAGATGTGTCAAAGAAACAAATAAACGAGCGAGGACCAGATCCATCAGGCAACACAACTGAGAAGACTCTGCACATGGATTTTGTTAATAAAACGGAGCTCCCAGTTTCAAATTTATCTCGTGCAAAAGCAGAGGTGCCAGTGGATATCTCCGGTGAGAGGTGGAAGTTTTTGGCTGGAAGAAAACCAATGGTAAAAagtaatgcatttaaatcttcTGTTCCTGAAACTCTATGCCCTCCCATGTCAATGCCTGGAATTGTAGCTGGTTCTGATAAAGATGTAAGGCCCCTGGAATGTACAGAAGTGCTATCCGAAGCAAACTTTTGCACGAAAGATGAACATAATCAAGAATCAGATAGTCAAAGAGAATTTGATCCTGCTTGTTTGAAGTCTCCTTTACCTCTACCTTTACCAAAATCACCTGCTGAATCGTGGTTATGGCGGACATTGCCTTCCGTTTCTTTAGGCAATCCATTTTCCAGTCCACGCCAGACAACCCAATTTCACTCCAAGAAACAGAATCTGAAAAGTTCCAATACTGATTCCAAGTGGGAAACTATCGTGAAAAATTCTTACCTACGACAAAATCATGTCCGATATTCAGAG GAAATTATGCAAAATGCTTCCAACCGTAGAAACAAATCATAG
- the LOC140979572 gene encoding uncharacterized protein isoform X3, with amino-acid sequence MEKRQINFNAPLLSVRRYSSPSNSSEFVKGKLTENPISSRQQSHTLNKSDWEIEEVTKPGAVPFHWEQVPGKPKCEVESQVHTVEEPLNTIRRNSGETPRLPPGRVSVLPSQYNSCERFVDQNVYMPQIEAFSFSDHASVMEKLNESLNHGDESDTDSGDDGYSDALDTLSRASSSFAPSGTFSVDEKTRDLMMDRFLPAAKAVVLETPQYVVKKPLLVDEQQKEPAKKVLSGERMFLLEQYGSIPYYRQCTDSVESEHEDERSIMAKKSGKLWGILPRFRVKNSLCLFNPLAVMNLKSCSTSSSASDNRKQTGKAFSGPLDKNSYHVPCTKRSHSGLLPRELLKSEKKLSSGSNHFLNSFDLYKSGLSPLRPNRSGSISPYRNESPKSPFREGVGFIGIPNNIDNSNAKKIASSRKLFKALQDVSKKQINERGPDPSGNTTEKTLHMDFVNKTELPVSNLSRAKAEVPVDISGERWKFLAGRKPMVKSNAFKSSVPETLCPPMSMPGIVAGSDKDVRPLECTEVLSEANFCTKDEHNQESDSQREFDPACLKSPLPLPLPKSPAESWLWRTLPSVSLGNPFSSPRQTTQFHSKKQNLKSSNTDSKWETIVKNSYLRQNHVRYSEEIMQNASNRRNKS; translated from the exons ATGGAGAAAAGGCAAATAAATTTTAACGCACCGCTGCTCTCTGTAAGGAGATATTCATCACCTTCAAACTCTTCAGAGTTCGTGAAAGGGAAGTTGACAGAAAATCCAATATCCTCCCGACAGCAATCTCATACTTTAAACAAATCGGATTGGGAAATTGAGGAGGTGACAAAACCAGGTGCTGTTCCTTTTCACTGGGAACAGGTCCCTGGAAAACCAAAATGTGAAGTTGAAAGCCAGGTTCACACTGTAGAGGAACCTTTAAACACCATCAGACGTAATTCAGGTGAAACTCCAAGGCTGCCCCCAGGAAGGGTATCGGTTCTTCCCTCCCAGTATAACTCTTGCGAAAGATTTGTTGATCAGAATGTTTACATGCCACAGATTGAAGCATTTTCCTTTAGTGACCATGCTAGTGTTATGGAGAAATTGAATGAGAGTTTAAATCATGGAGATGAATCTGACACAGATAGTGGGGACGATGGGTATTCTGATGCACTTGACACACTGTCTAGGGCATCATCATCCTTTGCACCATCTGGAACTTTTTCTGTCGACGAAAAAACAAGAGATTTAATGATGGATAGATTCTTGCCTGCTGCTAAGGCCGTTGTTCTAGAGACGCCACAGTATGTTGTGAAGAAGCCATTGTTGGTCGACGAGCAACAGAAGGAACCAGCAAAGAAGGTGCTTTCAGGGGAAAGAATGTTCTTACTTGAGCAATATGGTTCCATTCCATATTACAGGCAGTGTACTGATAGTGTGGAAAGTGAACATGAAGACGAGCGTTCAATTATGGCGAAAAAATCGGGGAAATTGTGGGGAATTCTTCCTCGGTTTCGTGTCAAAAATTCTCTTTGCCTGTTTAATCCACTGGCTGTAATGAATTTGAAAAGTTGTTCTACATCTTCTTCTGCCAGTGATAATAGGAAACAGACTGGGAAAGCGTTCAGTGGACCCCTGGATAAG AATTCTTATCACGTTCCTTGTACAAAAAGAAGTCATTCTGGTTTGCTGCCTAGGGAATTGCTAAAATCTGAGAAGAAGTTATCTAGTGGGTCAAATCATTTCTTGAATTCCTTCGACTTGTATAAATCAGGATTGTCTCCATTGAGACCGAACAGAAGTGGTAGCATATCTCCCTATCGCAATGAATCCCCGAAGTCTCCATTTCGTGAAGGAGTTGGATTTATTGGTATCCCCAATAACATTGATAATTCAAATGCCAAGAAAATAGCATCGTCCCGGAAATTGTTTAAGGCTTTGCAAGATGTGTCAAAGAAACAAATAAACGAGCGAGGACCAGATCCATCAGGCAACACAACTGAGAAGACTCTGCACATGGATTTTGTTAATAAAACGGAGCTCCCAGTTTCAAATTTATCTCGTGCAAAAGCAGAGGTGCCAGTGGATATCTCCGGTGAGAGGTGGAAGTTTTTGGCTGGAAGAAAACCAATGGTAAAAagtaatgcatttaaatcttcTGTTCCTGAAACTCTATGCCCTCCCATGTCAATGCCTGGAATTGTAGCTGGTTCTGATAAAGATGTAAGGCCCCTGGAATGTACAGAAGTGCTATCCGAAGCAAACTTTTGCACGAAAGATGAACATAATCAAGAATCAGATAGTCAAAGAGAATTTGATCCTGCTTGTTTGAAGTCTCCTTTACCTCTACCTTTACCAAAATCACCTGCTGAATCGTGGTTATGGCGGACATTGCCTTCCGTTTCTTTAGGCAATCCATTTTCCAGTCCACGCCAGACAACCCAATTTCACTCCAAGAAACAGAATCTGAAAAGTTCCAATACTGATTCCAAGTGGGAAACTATCGTGAAAAATTCTTACCTACGACAAAATCATGTCCGATATTCAGAG GAAATTATGCAAAATGCTTCCAACCGTAGAAACAAATCATAG
- the LOC140979572 gene encoding uncharacterized protein isoform X1 — MLTLKARVRTSRKPFKFLHVPLSFVFFTPLLRFCCHQSRKATVLYFTLGLGVESRAPYFRELMEKRQINFNAPLLSVRRYSSPSNSSEFVKGKLTENPISSRQQSHTLNKSDWEIEEVTKPGAVPFHWEQVPGKPKCEVESQVHTVEEPLNTIRRNSGETPRLPPGRVSVLPSQYNSCERFVDQNVYMPQIEAFSFSDHASVMEKLNESLNHGDESDTDSGDDGYSDALDTLSRASSSFAPSGTFSVDEKTRDLMMDRFLPAAKAVVLETPQYVVKKPLLVDEQQKEPAKKVLSGERMFLLEQYGSIPYYRQCTDSVESEHEDERSIMAKKSGKLWGILPRFRVKNSLCLFNPLAVMNLKSCSTSSSASDNRKQTGKAFSGPLDKNSYHVPCTKRSHSGLLPRELLKSEKKLSSGSNHFLNSFDLYKSGLSPLRPNRSGSISPYRNESPKSPFREGVGFIGIPNNIDNSNAKKIASSRKLFKALQDVSKKQINERGPDPSGNTTEKTLHMDFVNKTELPVSNLSRAKAEVPVDISGERWKFLAGRKPMVKSNAFKSSVPETLCPPMSMPGIVAGSDKDVRPLECTEVLSEANFCTKDEHNQESDSQREFDPACLKSPLPLPLPKSPAESWLWRTLPSVSLGNPFSSPRQTTQFHSKKQNLKSSNTDSKWETIVKNSYLRQNHVRYSEEIMQNASNRRNKS; from the exons ATGCTCACTTTAAAAGCACGGGTAAGGACTTCTCGTAAACCTTTTAAATTTCTGCATGTCCCTCTCTCTTTTGTGTTTTTCACGCCTTTACTCCGCTTTTGTTGCCATCAATCAAGGAAGGCAACCGTCTTATATTTCACTCTCGGTCTCGG CGTCGAGAGCAGAGCTCCGTACTTCAGGGAGCTAATGGAGAAAAGGCAAATAAATTTTAACGCACCGCTGCTCTCTGTAAGGAGATATTCATCACCTTCAAACTCTTCAGAGTTCGTGAAAGGGAAGTTGACAGAAAATCCAATATCCTCCCGACAGCAATCTCATACTTTAAACAAATCGGATTGGGAAATTGAGGAGGTGACAAAACCAGGTGCTGTTCCTTTTCACTGGGAACAGGTCCCTGGAAAACCAAAATGTGAAGTTGAAAGCCAGGTTCACACTGTAGAGGAACCTTTAAACACCATCAGACGTAATTCAGGTGAAACTCCAAGGCTGCCCCCAGGAAGGGTATCGGTTCTTCCCTCCCAGTATAACTCTTGCGAAAGATTTGTTGATCAGAATGTTTACATGCCACAGATTGAAGCATTTTCCTTTAGTGACCATGCTAGTGTTATGGAGAAATTGAATGAGAGTTTAAATCATGGAGATGAATCTGACACAGATAGTGGGGACGATGGGTATTCTGATGCACTTGACACACTGTCTAGGGCATCATCATCCTTTGCACCATCTGGAACTTTTTCTGTCGACGAAAAAACAAGAGATTTAATGATGGATAGATTCTTGCCTGCTGCTAAGGCCGTTGTTCTAGAGACGCCACAGTATGTTGTGAAGAAGCCATTGTTGGTCGACGAGCAACAGAAGGAACCAGCAAAGAAGGTGCTTTCAGGGGAAAGAATGTTCTTACTTGAGCAATATGGTTCCATTCCATATTACAGGCAGTGTACTGATAGTGTGGAAAGTGAACATGAAGACGAGCGTTCAATTATGGCGAAAAAATCGGGGAAATTGTGGGGAATTCTTCCTCGGTTTCGTGTCAAAAATTCTCTTTGCCTGTTTAATCCACTGGCTGTAATGAATTTGAAAAGTTGTTCTACATCTTCTTCTGCCAGTGATAATAGGAAACAGACTGGGAAAGCGTTCAGTGGACCCCTGGATAAG AATTCTTATCACGTTCCTTGTACAAAAAGAAGTCATTCTGGTTTGCTGCCTAGGGAATTGCTAAAATCTGAGAAGAAGTTATCTAGTGGGTCAAATCATTTCTTGAATTCCTTCGACTTGTATAAATCAGGATTGTCTCCATTGAGACCGAACAGAAGTGGTAGCATATCTCCCTATCGCAATGAATCCCCGAAGTCTCCATTTCGTGAAGGAGTTGGATTTATTGGTATCCCCAATAACATTGATAATTCAAATGCCAAGAAAATAGCATCGTCCCGGAAATTGTTTAAGGCTTTGCAAGATGTGTCAAAGAAACAAATAAACGAGCGAGGACCAGATCCATCAGGCAACACAACTGAGAAGACTCTGCACATGGATTTTGTTAATAAAACGGAGCTCCCAGTTTCAAATTTATCTCGTGCAAAAGCAGAGGTGCCAGTGGATATCTCCGGTGAGAGGTGGAAGTTTTTGGCTGGAAGAAAACCAATGGTAAAAagtaatgcatttaaatcttcTGTTCCTGAAACTCTATGCCCTCCCATGTCAATGCCTGGAATTGTAGCTGGTTCTGATAAAGATGTAAGGCCCCTGGAATGTACAGAAGTGCTATCCGAAGCAAACTTTTGCACGAAAGATGAACATAATCAAGAATCAGATAGTCAAAGAGAATTTGATCCTGCTTGTTTGAAGTCTCCTTTACCTCTACCTTTACCAAAATCACCTGCTGAATCGTGGTTATGGCGGACATTGCCTTCCGTTTCTTTAGGCAATCCATTTTCCAGTCCACGCCAGACAACCCAATTTCACTCCAAGAAACAGAATCTGAAAAGTTCCAATACTGATTCCAAGTGGGAAACTATCGTGAAAAATTCTTACCTACGACAAAATCATGTCCGATATTCAGAG GAAATTATGCAAAATGCTTCCAACCGTAGAAACAAATCATAG